In a genomic window of Streptomyces noursei ATCC 11455:
- a CDS encoding SseB family protein, which translates to MPLAEEVAAFHEGRPNPAALIGEFRRAAVMLPVVNDSFISAELDGIRWLYAFSDEDALSRFAATRESELGADRQYVTVVGARVLDVVIPAIEGPVGVALDAGSVQGMLFPPVSGIVPDRVAVDASEDISTASSAGTSGTTNV; encoded by the coding sequence ATGCCGTTGGCGGAAGAGGTAGCGGCGTTCCATGAAGGGCGGCCGAATCCGGCCGCGCTGATCGGTGAATTCCGGCGCGCGGCCGTGATGCTTCCGGTCGTCAACGACAGCTTTATCTCCGCCGAGTTGGACGGTATCCGCTGGCTCTACGCATTCAGCGACGAGGATGCCCTGTCCCGTTTTGCGGCGACCCGCGAGAGCGAACTGGGGGCGGACCGGCAGTACGTCACCGTGGTCGGCGCCAGGGTCCTCGACGTGGTGATTCCCGCCATCGAGGGGCCGGTGGGTGTGGCCCTGGATGCCGGCAGCGTGCAGGGCATGCTTTTCCCACCGGTATCCGGAATCGTGCCGGATCGCGTCGCCGTGGACGCGAGCGAAGACATATCCACGGCCTCATCAGCCGGCACGTCGGGCACCACGAACGTCTAG
- a CDS encoding nuclear transport factor 2 family protein, translating into MTAPRPPFPPFDEESARQKVQAAEDAWNTRDPERVALAYTEDSVWRNRDAFLAGRTEIVAFLRRKWERERDYALRKELWSYAGNRIAVRFQYESRDAGGQWWRSHGNELWEFDASGLMGRREAGIHDVRIEKAERRIFGSRPEAERGLPIPFR; encoded by the coding sequence ATGACCGCACCCCGGCCCCCCTTCCCCCCGTTCGACGAGGAGAGTGCGCGGCAGAAGGTCCAGGCCGCCGAGGACGCCTGGAACACCCGTGATCCCGAGCGGGTGGCCCTCGCGTACACCGAGGACTCGGTGTGGCGGAACCGGGACGCCTTCCTCGCCGGGCGCACCGAGATCGTCGCGTTCCTTCGCCGGAAGTGGGAGCGGGAGCGGGACTACGCGCTCCGCAAGGAGCTCTGGTCGTATGCGGGGAACCGGATCGCGGTGCGGTTCCAGTACGAGAGCCGGGACGCCGGCGGCCAGTGGTGGCGGAGTCACGGCAATGAGCTGTGGGAGTTCGACGCGTCGGGGCTGATGGGGCGGCGGGAGGCCGGGATCCACGACGTCCGGATCGAGAAGGCGGAGCGGCGGATCTTCGGGTCGCGGCCGGAGGCGGAACGCGGGCTGCCGATTCCGTTCCGCTGA
- a CDS encoding TetR/AcrR family transcriptional regulator has translation MTAHGSAPEGVHDEVRTRILDAAERLFYERGIQAVGMDELRTAAGVSLKRLYGTFPAKHDLVEAYLRRRDARWRADLAAYVDAAAGGAAVAPADRLLAVFDWLGGWFAAQDFRGCAFINAYGELGATSEGVARVTRDHKQALRAYLADLARPLGHPDPATLAAQLALLIDGAITAAAISGEPASAHTAHTARTAAAALIDATTTTPNI, from the coding sequence GTGACGGCCCATGGCAGCGCCCCCGAAGGCGTCCACGACGAGGTACGGACGCGGATCCTCGACGCCGCGGAGAGGCTCTTCTACGAGCGCGGCATCCAGGCCGTCGGCATGGACGAGCTCCGCACCGCCGCCGGCGTGTCCCTCAAGCGCCTCTACGGCACCTTTCCCGCCAAGCACGACCTCGTCGAGGCGTACCTCCGCCGCCGCGACGCGCGCTGGCGGGCCGACCTGGCCGCCTACGTGGACGCGGCGGCGGGTGGCGCCGCCGTGGCTCCGGCGGACCGCCTCCTCGCCGTCTTCGACTGGCTCGGCGGCTGGTTCGCCGCCCAGGACTTCCGCGGCTGCGCGTTCATCAACGCCTACGGCGAGCTCGGTGCCACCTCGGAGGGCGTCGCCCGCGTCACCCGCGACCACAAACAGGCCCTGCGCGCCTACCTCGCGGACCTCGCCCGTCCCTTGGGCCACCCCGACCCGGCCACCCTCGCTGCACAGTTGGCGCTCCTGATCGACGGCGCGATCACCGCAGCCGCCATATCCGGCGAACCGGCCTCAGCCCACACCGCCCACACCGCCCGCACGGCGGCGGCGGCGCTCATCGACGCGACCACGACCACCCCCAATATTTGA